The genomic region ACACCCAGCACCACCAGCCCGACGATGTTCAGCGCCGCCACACTGGCCGTTTCGAGCAGCAGCCCGACCACATAGCTCTGGATAACGGCTTTGATTTCCCCCAGAATCTCGCGCACCCGGCCGGTGAACTGTTCCGGGAAAAGCAGCTGGCAGAAGTGCAGCAGCATGGTCCGGTAGTACATCAGCAGAAAAATGTAGATCGGAATCAGCGTGATCGTGCCCAGCGGGCCGGTGATGAGCCCCAGCGTGTTGACGCCGTTCAGCGAATCGGTCGTCTGGTCTTTCACCTGTTCGATGTACTGTTCCTGCTGGCGGTAGCTGACCTTATACTCCCGCCGGACCCAGCGGCGGACGGTCCGGTAGACATCGTCAATGTTGCGTTCGAGTTTGGGCCAGTCGTCCATGAAATTGGCGATCTGAACCGAGAGCAGCGTGCCGATGCCCGCCACCACCAGCACGGCCAGAAACAGGGCCAGACTGATGGCCACTACCTTGTGCATGCCCAGTTTCAGCAGGCGCTTTTCCAGCGGCCGGAGCAGCACGGCCAGCAGGACCGAATGCGCCAGCGGCACCAGGATGTCCTGACCCAGGTAAATGGCCACGGTGATGATACCCAGCGCCAGCAGCGAATGGGAAAGGCGATGGTAAAACGGTTGGGGATTCATGCTATCTGCGTTTAAGGTTCAACGTTTAAGGTTTAAGGTGGTCCGCCGCGGCGGTGGCTCTGCTCATTCCGCTTCTCTGATGGCGAAGCAGCCTTAAACTCTGAACTTTCAGCCTTAAACTTTCAACTTTTAACGAATAAACATTCCACCGCGCCGGATGTTGATAGAAGGTATTTTATGATCACTCAACGAAGAAAAAAGCGATGAATCTGAGCAACAGATACCTGGCTCCCGGCGGGGCTGCCAGCGGCGGCGAACACGGCAAAGGCCATGCCGGTACCGAGAACGACGACGAACGGAACGTGCCCGAAGACGGCCCGAGCGGCGAGAACACCGTCAACGACGGCGAACGCGGCGGCGGCCTCTGGACCAGCGGCGGTCAGGTCTCCTCCGGCACTCCTTACAACGACGACTACGGCACACCAGAACCCAACCGCAAAGCCGAGTCAGAGGAAGGGAATTAATTTTTGGGTTTAGAGTTTAAGGTTTATGGTTTAGAGTTTATGGTTGCTCCGCCAGTTCAGGCGTCATAGCCTAGCGGAGCAACTATAAACCATAAACTCTAAACCATAAACTCTAAACTAATTGATATGAAAATTGAAATCTGGTCCGACGTAGTTTGTCCGTTCTGTTACATTGGCAAGCGGCATTTCGAACAGGCATTATCCACCTTTTCAGGGAAAGACCGGCTCGAAATTCAGTGGAAAAGCTTTGAACTGGACCCGCATGCCAGGCCCGAACCGGGCGTTTCGCTGACCGAAACACTGGCGCATAAATACGGACAGAGCGTGGAATGGGCCGAGCAGATGCAGCAGCGCGTGGCCGCCACCGCCAGCGCGGCCGGTCTGAATTTCCGCCTCGACAGGGCCATGCCCGCCAATACCTTCCACGCACACCGCCTCATTCACTTCGCCGAGCAGAGAGGCAAACAGGCCGAAGCCGAAGAACGGCTGTTCAAAGCTTATTTTGAAGAAGGCGCCGTGGTGGACAACCCGGAAACGCTCATCCGTCTGGCCGCCGAGATCGGGCTGAATGCCGACGAGGTGGAGAACCTGCTGGCCAGTGATGAATTTGGTCCGGAAGTCCGCTACGACGAGCAGGAAGCCCAGGCGCTCGGCGTCCGGGGAGTCCCGTTCTTCGTCATCGACCGCAAATACGCCATCTCCGGCGCCCAGCCGGTGGAAGTCTTCCAGCAGACGCTGGAAAAAGCCTGGACGGAGACGCTAAATGTTGAATGATTGAATGATTGAATGACTGATTAGCTCCGCCTCAATTTGAGACTTGCGGAGCTAATCAGTCATTCAATCATTCAATCATTCAGTCATTCCATCAACCCATCAGCAACGACTCCGCGCCGTCGATCCAGATGGGGGTGCCGGTGATGTGGCTGGATTTATCGGAGGCCAGGAACAGCACCAGTTCGGCGACCTGCTCGCTGCGGCCCGGCTGGCCGTCCGTCAGCGGGATTTTGCCTTCCGGAAATTCTACCGGCTCCTCAGTTTCCTCGATTTTTCGCTTGGTCGTATTTTCGTCGATGTTCGTTTCAATGGCGCCCGGGCAGATGACGTTCACCCGAATCCGGTGCTTGGCCAGTTCCAGGGCGGCCATCTGCGTGAAGGCAACCTGCCCGGCTTTAGTGCAGGAATAAGCCGTCGCGCCGGTATTGCTGAAAATCCGGGTGCCGTTGACCGACGATGTAATGATGATCGACCCGCCCTGCCGCTTCAACAGCGGAATGGCGTACTTGACCGTCAGGAAAGTGCCCCGGAGGTTGATGTTCATGGTTTTGTCCCATTCCTCGGGTTGCAGGTCTTCGATGGGCGCCCAGACGCCGTTGATGCCCGCGTTGGCAAAAACAATGTCCAGCCGCCCCCACTGCTGTTCCACTTTCTGAATCGCCTGCTGCATCTCTTCCGGACTCGAAATATCCGCTTTCAGCGTCATAGCGTCGCCGCCCTCCTGTTTGATGCGATCGACCACTTCCTGCAGTTCGCTTTCCGTGCGGCCCAGCGCCCCGATTCTGGCGCCCTGTTTCGCCAGCAGCAGCGCCGCCGCTTCGCCGATCCCCGAGCCGGCTCCGGTGATCAGGGCGACTTTTCCCGTAAGTTCCTGTGTCATAACGTTCTGTTTACGTGCGTTTCACGAACTCATAACGCCGGGCGACGGGGATGTTCCGGCTATACTTATCAACCGGATTCGGTGGGGCGGCCTGCCGGTTCAGTATACGTCCAAAAACATTTACTTTTACGGGCATGCTTTCAAACACAGACCTTTCATGAAACGCCTCACCTTCCTGTCTTTCTTTTCTCTTTGTTTTTGCTTCCAGCTTGCCGTCGCCCAGTCCTCCCGCGAAATTCTGTACGTCGGGACTTACTCCGTGCGGGGCAGCGAAGGCATCTACACGTTCGCCTTCGACCGGAAGTCCGGCACGCTACAGCCGCTGGCGACCACTTCCAACGATAAAAGCCCTTCGTTTCTGGCCATTCATCCCAACGGCCGGTTTCTGTATTCCGTCAACGAAGGGGCCGAAAAAGCGGGCGGGGTCAGCGCCTACGCCATCGAACCGGGAACGGGCAAGCTGACTTTTCTGAATCAGGAATCCTCGCAGGGCAGCGGTCCCTGCCACATCAGCATCGACCAGACGGGCCGGATGGCGTTTGTCTCCAACTACGGCGGCGGCACGTTTACGGTCCTGCCCATCGGCGCGGACGGAAAACTCGGCAGCCCGGTCGAGAACATCCGCTATACGGGCAGCGGCCCCAACGCCCAGCGTCAGGACAAGCCGCATATCCACTCGGCCACCGTTTCGCCCGACAATCGCTTCGTCTACGTAGCCGATCTCGGCACGGATAAGCTGTACACCTACGAAATTGACGCCAAAGCGCAGAAAATCAAACCCGCCGCTACGCCGTTTGTCAGCATCACCCCCGGCGGCGGACCGCGCCATTTCGCTATTCACCCGAACGGCAAAAATGCGTATCTGGTCGCCGAAATGGGTTCCGCGACGGTCGCCTTCAACCGGGACCCCAAAACCGGGGCGCTGACCATTCTTCAGGAAAGCGTCAAGACCCTGCCCGCTGAATTCACGGGCAACAACACCAGCGCCGACATCCACACCGACCCGGCGGGCCGCTTTCTTTACCAGTCCAACCGGGGCCACAATGCCCTGGCCATCATGTCCATTGCAGGAGACGGTAAACTGACGCTGGTTGGGCATCAGCCGGTGGGCGAAGTGCCGCGCAACTTCATGGTCGATCCGAAAGGCGATTTTGTGCTGGCGGCGAACCAGAACAGCGACTCCATCCTCATCTTCAAACGGGATAAGGCGACGGGCAAGCTGTCGCAGGTCGGCGAGCCCGTCAAGGTTCCGTCCCCGGTCTGCCTCAAACTGATGACGCTCAAATAACCGGACCGAACGCAGAAGCGCCCCCTTCTGCGTTTCTTTTTTTCAAGAAAATGAATTTTTATTCACCAAACTCTTGCAACTGAATTTTTATTCACCTTACTTTGTGCGGTCTTAGAAGAACAGACATGCGACAGAAGGACGAAGCGAAAGAGCAGCAAATACTGGAAGCGGCCCTCCAGCTCATCACCCGAACGGGTCTGGCCGGACTGAAAATGTCGGACCTGGCCAAAGAGGCGGGCGTAGCTACCGGAACCGTGTACATTTATTTTACCGATAAACCGGCGCTGATTCAGCGGCTGTACACCTACCTGGTTCAGAAAAGTCTCGGCGACCTGGAAGCGGGCATCCGGGAGACCGATCCGGTGCGGGTAAAAATTCAGAAATTATCGCTTAATTACCTGAAAGAAAGCATCGAACACCCGGAATACGCCGCCTTTTTCGAGCAGTATTACCGCTCCCCGTATTTTGTCGAAACGGCAGAATCGCAATCGGTTGAGAACGGGCTGATGCAGCCGATTCTGAATCTGGTTGTCGAAGGCCAGCAGCAGACGATCATCAAAGAAGCCAACCCGGAACTGCTCGTTACGCTGGTCTGCGGAATGCTCAACGAACTGGCCAAGCAGGTCTATTACACCGGCCAGCCGCTCAGCCCGCAGGATTGGGAGACGACCTTCTCGGTTATCTGGGACGGCGTAAAACGGTAAGTTTCCGAAGACGTGTTCAGGCAATGCGTCTTTTCCTTCGTCTTTAAAATGAATATTTTTTCACCCAATAAAAACAACCCTCATGAATAAGACAGTTCTCATCACCGGGAGTTCTTCGGGCATTGGCAAAGCCGCCGCCCGTTATTTTGCCGAAAAAGGCTGGAACGTGGCGGCCACCATGCGTACGCCGTCCAAAGAAACCGAATTGGCCGGCCTGCCGAATGTGCGCCTCTTTCGTCTGGATGTGATGGACGCCGACAGCATCCGCCAGGCCATTACCGACGCCCGGACCGCCTTCGGAGGCATCGACGTGATCGTCAACAACGCGGGCTACGGAGCCGTGGGCGTTTTTGAAGCGGCCACGCCGGAGCAGATTCAGCGGCAGTTCGACACCAACGTGTTCGGCGTCATGAATGTCATCCGCGAAATCCTGCCTTATTTCCGCGAAAAGCGCGACGGAACCATCATCAACGTCACGTCGATGGGCGGCCTGATTACCTTCCCGATCTACAGCGTCTATCACGGGACCAAGTGGGCGGTGGAGGGCTTCAGCGAGGCGCTGTCGTTTGAACTGCGGCCGTTCAACATTCGGGTCAAAAACATCGAACCGGGGGCAATCAAGACGGATTTTTACGAGCGGTCGATGGACCTCTTCCGCAAGGACGGCCTGACCGACTACGACGAATACATCCGGGTGACGTACGCCAACTCCCAGAAAGCCGGAGCCGACGCGCCGGGACCGGAGGTGGTGGCGAAGAAGATTTTTCAGGCGGCCAACGACCGGTCATTCCGGCTGCGTTATCCGGCGGGCGGGCAGTCGCCGATGCTGTTGGCGCTGCGCCGGATGGTGCCGCTGTCGTGGTTTCACGGCATTGTCCGGAGCGTGGTGGAAAAAGGGTTTCGGCCGGCCGTGTGAGTCCGGTTTGGTTTCTCGCGGATTTACGCAGATTTTTAAGCGCAGATTTTTCGGTGTTCCCTTCTGGACGGAAATCTAGCCTAATCCGCAAGAATTAACCTAAACCTATGCTCGACCTTGGCTTCGTCAGCGCCATTATGGCGGACGCTGACCTGAAAACCACCTTAGAATTTGCCGGACAGAACGGCTTCAAATGCGTTGAAATCATGTGCTGGCCGCAGGGCAACGCCGACGCCCGCCGCTACGCCGGAGTGACGCACATCGCCGTCGAAAACCTGAACGACGAACAGATCACCGACATTCAAACCCTGACGCGGCAGACCGGCGTTTACCTTTCCGGCCTCGGTTATTATCCCAACCCGCTCGACCCCGACCCGGAGAAGGCGGAGTTCTACATTGAGCACATCAAGAAAGTGATCCGGGCGGCGGCGCGGCTGGGCATTCCGGTGGTGAACACCTTCATTGGGCGGCATCCGCAGAAGACCGTGGCCGAGAACCTCGACCTCTTTGTGCACGCCTGGACGCCCATCATGCGCGTGGCCGAGGAGTGCAACGTCAAGATCGGCATTGAAAACTGTCCGATGCTGTTCACGCAGGACGAGTGGCCGGGCGGCAAAAACCTCGCCACGACGCCCGCCATCTGGGACCAGATGTTCACACGGATTCCGTCGCCGCTGCTGGGCCTGAACTACGACCCGTCGCACCTGGTCTGGCAGATGATGGACGAGGTAGCTCCCATCTACCAGTACCGCGACCGCCTGCACCACATTCACCTGAAAGACGTGAAAGTCTACCGCGACAAACTGAACCGGGTCGGCATCATGGCGTATCCGCTGGAGTACCACAGTCCGAAGCTGCCCGGCCTCGGCGACGTCAACTGGCGCGGCTTCTTTGCCGCCCTGACCGACGTGCGCTACCGCGGCCCGGTCTGCATCGAGGTCGAAGACAAAGCCTATGAAGGTTCACCGGAGGATGTGCGCACGGCCATTCTGACCAGCCGGAATTACCTGCGGCAGTTTCTGGGTTGAGGAATTCGTGGTGGCACGGCGGCACGTCGTGCCACTTCGCAACTAAACATTTTGTGCCTTAACCGGAGTGTAACTGGCCGACCCGTCGTTTTTCCAAACAGCTATCCACATCCATCATGAAAAACCTCGCTACACTCCTGTTTTCCCTCCTGACTCTCGCCGTATGCCATGCCAAAGAACCGACCCGACCCGCGGCGGAAGCGACGGTGATTGTTTACCGTCCCAGTCAGTTTATGATGTGCGCCCGGGCCTGGCACATTTCGATCAACGGCAAGAAGGCCGCTAAACTCTGGAATCGACAGACGCTGGTATTGACCGTACCCGCCGGAACGGTTTCGCTCGAATCGGCCCTTTCCGGCCTGACGATTGCGCCCCGCCGCCGCGACCGCCTCAACCTGAATGTGCAGCCCGGCCGGACGTATTACGTGCAAGCCGACGTTCGAACCGGCGTCCTCAGGGGCTATCTCGGTCTGGCAGAAGTAACCGAAGCCTCGGCCCGGAAGCATGCAAAGGCGGTGGAGATAAAGTGAATAGATGGGGGCTTTCCAACTCCATCAGAAATTTTCTAATAAGTCTCCGCCAAACAACACCCCTATCATCCGCTCAAATTCTGTCTGCCACGGCGCTTCAATCGTCACGGCCTCTCCGGTCGACGGGTGGGTGAAGGCGAGCGTCCGGGCGTGGAGCAGCATCGTGTTCATTTCAAATTTTTCCAGAAACAGCCGGTTCTGCTTGTTGCAGCCGTGCGGACGGTCGCCGATGATCGGGTAAAAAACGTGCGCCATGTGCTTGCGGAGCTGGTGCATCCGGCCCGTCGTGGGCGTCAGCTCGACCAGCGAATAGCGCGAAGTCGCGTGTTTGCCGAACGGTAGCGGGATTTCGGTGCGTTGCAGGGTTTTCAACTGCGTAAAAGCGTCCTGCACCACCCCGTCGTCGCGGCGAAGTGGGTAGTCGATGTCTAGCGTGTCCGGCGTGTGGCCGCGGACAATCGCCAGGTACGTTTTCTGTACACCGCTTTCCATAAACAGGGTCTGCATGGCCGCGTTCAGGTCTTCGGTCAGGGCAAAGAGCAGCACGCCGCCGGTTTTGCGGTCGAGGCGGTGC from Tellurirhabdus rosea harbors:
- a CDS encoding TetR/AcrR family transcriptional regulator, which gives rise to MRQKDEAKEQQILEAALQLITRTGLAGLKMSDLAKEAGVATGTVYIYFTDKPALIQRLYTYLVQKSLGDLEAGIRETDPVRVKIQKLSLNYLKESIEHPEYAAFFEQYYRSPYFVETAESQSVENGLMQPILNLVVEGQQQTIIKEANPELLVTLVCGMLNELAKQVYYTGQPLSPQDWETTFSVIWDGVKR
- a CDS encoding sugar phosphate isomerase/epimerase family protein, whose translation is MLDLGFVSAIMADADLKTTLEFAGQNGFKCVEIMCWPQGNADARRYAGVTHIAVENLNDEQITDIQTLTRQTGVYLSGLGYYPNPLDPDPEKAEFYIEHIKKVIRAAARLGIPVVNTFIGRHPQKTVAENLDLFVHAWTPIMRVAEECNVKIGIENCPMLFTQDEWPGGKNLATTPAIWDQMFTRIPSPLLGLNYDPSHLVWQMMDEVAPIYQYRDRLHHIHLKDVKVYRDKLNRVGIMAYPLEYHSPKLPGLGDVNWRGFFAALTDVRYRGPVCIEVEDKAYEGSPEDVRTAILTSRNYLRQFLG
- a CDS encoding lactonase family protein, with product MKRLTFLSFFSLCFCFQLAVAQSSREILYVGTYSVRGSEGIYTFAFDRKSGTLQPLATTSNDKSPSFLAIHPNGRFLYSVNEGAEKAGGVSAYAIEPGTGKLTFLNQESSQGSGPCHISIDQTGRMAFVSNYGGGTFTVLPIGADGKLGSPVENIRYTGSGPNAQRQDKPHIHSATVSPDNRFVYVADLGTDKLYTYEIDAKAQKIKPAATPFVSITPGGGPRHFAIHPNGKNAYLVAEMGSATVAFNRDPKTGALTILQESVKTLPAEFTGNNTSADIHTDPAGRFLYQSNRGHNALAIMSIAGDGKLTLVGHQPVGEVPRNFMVDPKGDFVLAANQNSDSILIFKRDKATGKLSQVGEPVKVPSPVCLKLMTLK
- a CDS encoding DUF2846 domain-containing protein translates to MKNLATLLFSLLTLAVCHAKEPTRPAAEATVIVYRPSQFMMCARAWHISINGKKAAKLWNRQTLVLTVPAGTVSLESALSGLTIAPRRRDRLNLNVQPGRTYYVQADVRTGVLRGYLGLAEVTEASARKHAKAVEIK
- a CDS encoding AI-2E family transporter, with the translated sequence MNPQPFYHRLSHSLLALGIITVAIYLGQDILVPLAHSVLLAVLLRPLEKRLLKLGMHKVVAISLALFLAVLVVAGIGTLLSVQIANFMDDWPKLERNIDDVYRTVRRWVRREYKVSYRQQEQYIEQVKDQTTDSLNGVNTLGLITGPLGTITLIPIYIFLLMYYRTMLLHFCQLLFPEQFTGRVREILGEIKAVIQSYVVGLLLETASVAALNIVGLVVLGVQYAVLLGIMAAILNLIPYIGGLVATVLAVALTMVNHPQIEVLLGVVAVFLFVQFIDNNILVPLIVASKVRINALVSIVGVLIGGVLAGVSGMFLSIPVIAILKVIFDRVEGLEAWGVLLGDETPETKGDGLFKIRRRVQIYTGDEVDT
- a CDS encoding SDR family oxidoreductase, whose product is MNKTVLITGSSSGIGKAAARYFAEKGWNVAATMRTPSKETELAGLPNVRLFRLDVMDADSIRQAITDARTAFGGIDVIVNNAGYGAVGVFEAATPEQIQRQFDTNVFGVMNVIREILPYFREKRDGTIINVTSMGGLITFPIYSVYHGTKWAVEGFSEALSFELRPFNIRVKNIEPGAIKTDFYERSMDLFRKDGLTDYDEYIRVTYANSQKAGADAPGPEVVAKKIFQAANDRSFRLRYPAGGQSPMLLALRRMVPLSWFHGIVRSVVEKGFRPAV
- a CDS encoding SDR family oxidoreductase; amino-acid sequence: MTQELTGKVALITGAGSGIGEAAALLLAKQGARIGALGRTESELQEVVDRIKQEGGDAMTLKADISSPEEMQQAIQKVEQQWGRLDIVFANAGINGVWAPIEDLQPEEWDKTMNINLRGTFLTVKYAIPLLKRQGGSIIITSSVNGTRIFSNTGATAYSCTKAGQVAFTQMAALELAKHRIRVNVICPGAIETNIDENTTKRKIEETEEPVEFPEGKIPLTDGQPGRSEQVAELVLFLASDKSSHITGTPIWIDGAESLLMG
- a CDS encoding DsbA family oxidoreductase: MKIEIWSDVVCPFCYIGKRHFEQALSTFSGKDRLEIQWKSFELDPHARPEPGVSLTETLAHKYGQSVEWAEQMQQRVAATASAAGLNFRLDRAMPANTFHAHRLIHFAEQRGKQAEAEERLFKAYFEEGAVVDNPETLIRLAAEIGLNADEVENLLASDEFGPEVRYDEQEAQALGVRGVPFFVIDRKYAISGAQPVEVFQQTLEKAWTETLNVE
- a CDS encoding pseudouridine synthase codes for the protein MAVNKPHGLLVHRSPIASDASEFAVQLLRDQLGQRVYPVHRLDRKTGGVLLFALTEDLNAAMQTLFMESGVQKTYLAIVRGHTPDTLDIDYPLRRDDGVVQDAFTQLKTLQRTEIPLPFGKHATSRYSLVELTPTTGRMHQLRKHMAHVFYPIIGDRPHGCNKQNRLFLEKFEMNTMLLHARTLAFTHPSTGEAVTIEAPWQTEFERMIGVLFGGDLLENF